One Mercurialis annua linkage group LG3, ddMerAnnu1.2, whole genome shotgun sequence DNA window includes the following coding sequences:
- the LOC126675529 gene encoding presenilin-like protein At2g29900, with product MAQNHHRPKSLIDSLGEEIVRIITPVSICMLIVVILVSILNDADSSSASSTINSMATMAYNETISDSFWDKFKGALLNSLVFVAIITAVTFLLVLLFYLRCTQFLKYYMGFSSFIVLGFMGGEIALFLIKEFSFGIDCFSFLLVLFNFAVVGVLAVFMSKMAIFVTQAYLVVIGVLVAYWFTLLPEWTTWALLVAMALYDLAAVLLPIGPLRILVELAISRDEDIPALVYEARPITSHDSGSREGVIQRRVWRERRTVGDGSEDNLESNLSNSGARDLIDGGRHATQLVRAEAGHIPEREAALSAPLIDRRSSVQSHGHGDVVSSENLLLEGIGLGSTGAIKLGLGDFIFYSVLVGRAAMYDFMTVYACYLAIIAGLGITLMLLAFYHKALPALPVSIALGVLFYFLTRFLLEAFILQCSSNLVMF from the coding sequence ATGGCTCAAAATCATCACAGACCCAAAAGCCTAATCGATTCACTCGGAGAAGAAATAGTCAGAATCATAACACCAGTTTCAATCTGCATGTTAATTGTGGTAATTCTAGTGTCAATCCTCAACGATGCAGACAGTTCATCAGCATCATCCACAATCAACTCCATGGCAACAATGGCATACAATGAAACAATCTCAGATTCTTTCTGGGACAAATTCAAAGGTGCCCTTTTGAACTCACTAGTGTTTGTAGCCATTATCACTGCAGTAACTTTTCTTTTAGTGCTTCTTTTTTACCTCAGATGCACTCAGTTCTTGAAATACTACATGGGGTTCTCTTCTTTTATTGTATTAGGGTTCATGGGTGGTGAAATTGCTTTGTTTTTGATTAAAGAGTTTAGCTTTGGTattgattgttttagttttttgttggttttgtttaattttgctGTGGTGGGTGTTTTGGCTGTGTTTATGTCAAAAATGGCTATTTTTGTTACTCAGGCTTATTTAGTTGTTATTGGGGTTTTGGTTGCTTATTGGTTTACCCTTTTGCCTGAGTGGACTACTTGGGCATTGTTGGTTGCTATGGCTTTGTATGATTTGGCTGCTGTTTTGTTGCCGATTGGTCCGTTACGGATTTTGGTTGAGCTTGCTATATCGAGGGATGAAGATATCCCGGCGTTGGTTTATGAGGCGCGTCCGATTACAAGTCATGACTCTGGCTCGAGGGAGGGTGTGATTCAAAGGAGGGTTTGGAGAGAGAGGAGGACTGTGGGGGATGGTTCTGAGGATAATTTGGAATCAAACTTGAGTAATAGTGGTGCACGTGATTTAATCGATGGTGGCCGTCATGCCACGCAATTGGTCAGGGCTGAGGCGGGGCATATTCCAGAAAGGGAAGCTGCGCTTTCTGCACCGTTAATTGACCGTAGGAGCAGTGTTCAGTCGCATGGACATGGAGATGTTGTATCTAGCGAAAATTTGCTGCTAGAGGGTATTGGGTTGGGGTCAACCGGAGCTATAAAGTTGGGACTTGGGGACTTTATCTTCTACAGCGTGTTAGTTGGAAGAGCTGCGATGTATGACTTTATGACTGTGTATGCGTGCTATCTTGCTATTATAGCTGGTCTAGGCATTACGCTGATGCTGTTGGCATTTTATCACAAAGCTTTGCCAGCACTTCCTGTGTCAATTGCGTTAGGtgtgttattttatttcttgACACGGTTCTTGCTTGAAGCTTTCATTTTACAATGTTCTTCGAATCTAGTGATGTTTTAG